In Vespula pensylvanica isolate Volc-1 chromosome 2, ASM1446617v1, whole genome shotgun sequence, the genomic window TTGTCAAAgtaatattcattttcatcgGTATGACCAATTCTAGAACGTGATATTATAATGCAATTAAATTGAACGATATTTCTGTCGAGATaaggaaagaacaaagaaataaaaagaaacagagagagagagagagagagagagagagagagagagagagagagagagagagagagagagagacagacagacagacagacagagaagaaagtaatttctttaagaagaaaattttatgatgTGATAAGAGTCCATTTCAAGAGATTCTTATGGAAGCTAAATAGAGAACGAGCCCGATGGGGATTCCTTTATCAGAAAGTTCTGGTCCAACAGAAATCCTTACCTGTCGGTCTTTTGCTTCTCACCGTCGAGTTCACGATACGTCTGCTGTAACTTATCGGTGAGTAATTCCAAGTTTCTTGTCAACTTATAATCCGCTTCGAACTGCTCCGACATCAAGACGAGGTCCCTCGTTGCATCGTGTAGTGGCACATCGCTTAGGTATAAACCACGTCTACGACACACCAATCAAGAATTAGTATGCTCTTCTAGTCTTGACATATTTTTCCTTGATAACTTTctctttaatctctttttacatattttttttttatttgcaaataaatacTATTACGAATGCTAAAGTACGTTTGACGATGctcactttatatttttccgtataataaatttgttaaataaagaaatatacgatTCCATGtttgttattctttcttcttttcttattcttccttcctactttaaattacataaagaaaagaagttctCTAAAAAGTACGAACATTACATACatcgcgtgcgcgcgcgcgcgtgtacttgtatatacgtatgcgtaACCGGTTGcgattcaaagagaaagaagaatgagtaCAGGTAATGTCCTTAAGAAAGTAGAAAGTTCTTGCTTCTTGAGTACGATAAAAGTTGGATGCGCCTTAAGGTGGGAGCCGAACTACTTGCTAAATCATGCTTCTTCCTTCATAGAAACGGACTGTTAAGTTTTAAAAGATCTTAAATGAACAGTAAATTGACGGGAAAATCAAAGAAGATCATCCAATTGTCATTCTATGACataattcttcaaaatttataagttatacatatataattatgtacaaTCTATTACCTCGTAAGATCGTCGAGATTCATAACACTGGGATAAGAGAGGAAAATTGTCAGATCGTTCTCAGGTATGTACAACATTTGACCCTTCAACAAAAAATGGGAATATTTCATCAAGTACGAAGCGACAAATGTAAATTTCTTAAATGACTAATGACTCATTCAACGACTAAGCTTCTTTGCGCGAATGCAAATGTAATCTGTGTTTTAAATGACTTTAACAATGTCCTTTGAggtggcaaaaaaaaaaaaatagaaaaaagttcaATCGCTTTGTACAATAGACAATGAGAATGACTTCTTAGAAAACGATTAAGTCGATTCGTCGAGTGATCTTCGGTTATAAATTTACATCgtactttttctattatcaaagtttaataaattttactaaCCTTCAGACGTAGATACGCGTATTCTTCCGAGGATGCAACACGCATCGCTCCTTTTTTAGTCCTCAACACGTAGACAGTGTTTATGTGTGACAGTATGTTTTCAAATGTTAATTCCAAATGCGGCCTGACCTAGGAATGTCGACGACATTATGCAGCCTTGTTTTGcgagaatttatttatcgggTGCGGAAGGAATGTGCCAGAATTCATAATGCAGTTCGCTGGAATATAATCGACCATCAAATCTCTTTTCGTATCGAGTCGAAATGTCCTGTATAGACTTATTGTGAATATAAGATTGgacataggtatgtatgtgtacctatatatatgtatgtatatatgtatatgtttagaaaatttgtaagTCAAGCATTTTTTGACATTTTTACTCTGATCTTAAGAAATTTACTTGTTTGGAAAACGCAttctatttcgataaaaatattattcaaaaaaaagagtaaatagacgaatataattaagaacacgcgagaaacattttattttctttgtactAGTGAAACATCgagataaaattaaaggaTAATGGAAAGTGTCaagtatttctattttatttattatatacgtgaTACAGTCACGGATTGATGCTAATACGAAAACGTAATAACGTAGCCGGACTGGACACAACGCGTGTGTCATGTCGCTGGCAATAAACTGGATTCGAAAGATGTATGATAGCGTGCGCATGAATATGTATGAATTATAGGAACGGGAGGTTTGGCAACGAGGAATACACGACGCAATTATGTTAGCTCGTTGCTTGGTAACAATTAAGATCGAGTTTCGAAAATTAGCTAGGGAAATTTAGCGAGTGAAagcaaattaattataaattaatatcagcaggtaatatttcaaataaacggGATATGGACGCGATACATCTTTAAATTTGAAGCATGATTTTGATATCAACttttataattgaataatcGATGACGTACAAAATTatgtgaataaaaaattgttaaagaaaaatcgaaaatgcAAAACTTATTCGATgcaaatatgaatttttcacTTACGGCAAAAAGTATGTCGGTTAATTTGCAACTACCACTGCAGACCTGTGGTAAAATACGAGTGATGGTGTAGCCTGTTTGCACTATCGTAAGATCCCGGTCGAACATAATATGGAAAGGAAACACTCTGCAAAACGTAGTGGGGCTCACCTTTGGTTCTATGACAaccaatgaaaaatttgtatatattctacattcaaaatacaaaaaatatatcgacaaaaatatagctacctatatatatacatatattacatatgcatatatatatatatatatatatatatatatatatatatacacacgagaagaacaaaaagtatttataagctcgtttcattttacaataaaaaatatcaattagaaTCTCATAAAGTTTTTGACCTATGAATGAAtgacgagaaaataaaaatccatgataaagaatcgatttaataaaaacgagCTGACGATTTGAGCGAATTTCATAACGTCACGTTTTCTCATTAATAGTCGCGACCCAGAGAGTCCCATTAATTCCAGCgataaattgattttctaatttaatagGAATTTTGCATTCCGCATGTACCAGtacgttcgaaagaaatttatcttaCTCACCAGCAGACAACATTTCATGTTCGACGATCATAGAATTCGAAACGACACCGGGTCCCGATGTATTGGTTATCAAGAATTGAACATGATCACATTCGTTTTTCGTCTTCAGGATCTCCATGTCCACGTCTGTCCCGTGAAGCTTTTTCGCCACGGTCtgcagaataaaaaattatatttatgctCTTTTACTGTCACAAAACTGGTTacattatgtatacatattttctgtaatatttttaacaacgaTTTTGGCGAATGTTCAACTTCtcaatatctataaaatatactccttcgatttttaagaaaaaaaaagaagaatataatgaTTCTGCATTTACTATGAAAttcagaatattttattagatattttgataaaacgtCCTATaacgttatacatatatacatatgatattCTAATGGTAGAAtgtattatatgataaaaatgttctCGTTTAACATTACATGAAATTCAACAATACTTTTAAATCCcatatttataagtatacCTTAACAATTCCAATAACGATGTATTCCAAACCCGGTCGATCCGAGTAATAATGCAATACCAAAGCACCATCCTCTGGTCTTTCTGTACATCGAAAAGATGGTGCCCTCATTCCAGGATACAAAGTACCCAAATGATCATGAAGTGCAtctaaattctaaaataagaaaaagacatACCTTcctagtatatatttttatatttatgataacaTTTAtgacaatttaatttaaatcaatatttgatatttgaaaCGATATTATTCGCAATTTGAgatcgtaaataataaagatatttaatttgattaacgtaaatgtaaaaatgaaaaagattcaaAGAGATGATTCAGTAacgtatcgttaaaaatttagaaaaatgtcaAAAGTCGTTTCACTGATATGACTAGAACGGATCGGGCGAATGATCGAGCACGACATTTTCAAAACGGTgtaaaggatgaaagaaaataaaattcttcgaaCATTATGACAAGAACATAGTGCCGGATCGTGAGACTGCGTACGATAAAAGCTGGAAATGAAAAAGCCGAGTGAGCAGAAGCTTCTTAATGGGCTTCACCTGTTTTCTTATCTTAtaccatctctttctatttctttctctcattctaataaaaattgctTGCTTGACTCGACCCAAAAGGATTAtccaaaaaatatctttttctaaaccTTCTCCTTTGAACGATATGTCTTTCTAATAGACCCGCAGGAGCCATGACCTATCCTAACGGAAAACTGGTTAGACGGGAAGCATCAAAACgaattatgatatatcatCGACATTGTGTACGTATCATAAACGCGAGAATTATGCTAATAAAACTAGTTTGCCGTACGTGCAAAAATATCTATGtagtacataaaaaaagaaaaaaatctatgtttacgtaataaaaggaagattaattatattttaccatATTAGAgactatattataaattactgttgatttaagaaataatgaatCCTTGACATATGATTTACCTGCAAAAAATCTCTAGGTGTTGCCCCAAGAACTTGAAGGATTTTATCGTATCCGGAATCCTGACAGAAGTCAAAGAACATTCGTCCGAACAGTTCCAATATATCGTTTGCAGGAATGtctagaaaatgaaatgagcTTAATGGATATAAAACTGATTTAAATCTAGGACAAATTAATAAAGCAAACTCCCACACGCATCCCTCCTGTTTCGTGGATTTATACGCTATTATAAATCATGTATATTTGgttaaattatttacacgATCGCGTCGTTATTGTTAATATCggttaattgttatatatttacttgaaTATTGTAAAGCAAGTTGTATgttgatttaatatttataatatatcgaacaTTACGTATCATTgtctacaaataatatatattataattttgccTGAGCTTATTTAATCTCCctgtttattttgtttgattaataaattttaataattctataataaaacgtatacatatagtattttaataacaaacaaaacaataaaatcatacatgattaacaaatattacattcgaattaagaataaaaaaaattgatattaaaagaatttatatttgttaaattgttaaataactAGTATATCGATTACctatataattatgtttagaaagtataatatacatactcaATCGATTAACAGCGGCTGCTATAAgattatatgtaatttcatCGTCATAAATTTGTCGTACTAGAAATTGTCCGTCCATATTAACAGCAGCATCTTTCCTAAAGCAATAAAATTGCGGCAATTATATTGCACATATAAGTATACCTATGAGAGCAATTAAACAGAAAGATTAACAATGACATATAAACGCGATAAGCAATAGAACAATAAGATACGAGAGATAGCTTGTAAAACGTGCAAACAAGAAggtatttagaaattatatttacgtttAAATCAACTACGAAAGACACAAATTATAAGGGGCAATAACGAGCGTTTCATGAGTCGTCTAgtaaataatagagaaagcACGATACAGAGAGCTAGGAATATTAAATTAGTCTAAtgaaactttatttcttttgaattaataACTATATACCAACATTTGTATCATCTtgatattttatcttcttctggGACCACTCATTTTATGAATtgcaacgaaaataaatattttaataactctTTTATCTAGattatctaaattttttcaatttaattgttCGATATAGCTATATCCTCGGTGTTAATTTAACTTTGGAGCTTTTCTCGAAAGctttacataaatttaaaacaaatctatacaattttgaatatttctatagtatcaatggaaaaagaagttaaaattgtaaaataaattgtttactTTTAAAGTTATCGTGAATTTTTTACTGACGGTGTTTgactgaaatattataaaatttgaatattcgAAGGAAGGGAGAACTTCGAAATAATGACGTGCAATTTGCAAACACGATGCCATTCCCGAGAGAGCAGCGGTGAAACCTCATTTAGGCTGAGTAAAGTGACCCTCTTATATGAGCCTCTAAGTGCCGTCGTAGCATTTCAGTTTCAGGGTAACTTCTATTTTCAGTACAATGGCGAAACACGGGGTATGTGAAATTTGTTGTCGCCCTACGTAACAATTCCTTCCAATTAAAACTAAATCGAGTCTCATTAAGATTTCCTCGAAAATAGAACACTTCTTGAAAATATCAAttgatataacaataataactatATTCACGCCAACTTTCGTTAATGAAATTACTAATTAGATTTAATCTTTCAGTTGTCTAGTTCCAATTAGaccattaattaattctcaaCGTGAGGAACATACGAGGGATGTACAtgctcgattattattattatagcgAACCATTTCAACAACTTCGACAGCTATCTAAACAAGTACATGCTAATTTGATTCTCagaatattacgaattaatatcatttctattagatagaaaatatgtcttgtattgtttttttttttttttctttcaataaaatcaCTATGAGATTTCACTATGAGATTCGTCGTAGACattcttataattataagaacaacagaaattattatatatttcatttatattattacatattatattataaattaatatatatttaagattaaaaaaatattattttgctttGAACGATCTTGAAAcaatatttctcttctataaaatttaaaacggTTTACATTCACGTTTTAGCCAAGatactttgatattttcaagTACTCTATAGATATACTTAGGAAAGGGTATATAACAGGTACGATCGAAGATACAGTCGAATaactttgttaaaataatttgtagcGTATcgtataaacataataaatataattagtaaATGATCTATAGTAAAGGTTGACATTTTCTCGTAAACTtacaattctattttttctaattgaatTTCTCTTTACTGTTTGACTGTTTTTAATCAATACCTTAAAGAAATTGAATGGTTCTGCCAAAGCGTTTAAAACGGAACACGTACTTTACTATCGTAGGTGGATAACGTGATCGAGTAAACGATGGGATTTTCCATTAAGACGAAGTAAAaaggtaaaagtaaaagtatcGACGCGAGATTCTGAGAATAATGGCTGCGTCTttcgtttgaagaaaaaagagataaacgaaGGAGCTTTTAGGCAATGTGCTAAGAGTTGAAAGGTTTCGTGTAATGCAATCTTTCGTTCGGCTGTAACTCGAACTTTCACGATGGCATTTACTCGTTCTTGTAAACGCTTCATGCTTGATAAAatgaatagaattttatatccACGTATTAACTTAAAATACAATGTCGCAAACATTGTACTCCTTTGTACTAAAATTTCTCAAAATTAAATCCATTCTTATTAAATGACATTTCTCCTTCTacaagaaacttttttttaattttgatgaaTTTAATGGAGCTTCAACGGTTCATTAACAGAAGAAGCATGCTTCAAGAAAAGTATATTGAAGTTAGCAAAAGCAATATAGCATAGATTGAACGTAAAAGAAGACTCTATTAAGATAGTTCACATTCGAGGATTGAGACAAGATATGTACTATATAAAggattataatattacgagCAGTAAGTACCTACTCGAAACAGCGAAGAGAGCTACTAGAAGCATAAATTATTCTTCTCGAGTTGATATCTTTGTGTTCGTAAAGATATcatatcgaagaaatatcgtttttaaatCCTACTACGATATTCAATATctcacaaataaaataaataaatcgtcctCTTTGTTTTCATGCAATGAACCAATgctttatgataaaaatattcattcattattcttatatcAAATGGACAAGAAAAACAGCAATTTAGAGGGGTTCGCTAGATCTATCTGAGATAAAAGGTAATTTCAGTTAGAACACTACCGAGGCGATAAACACGAATACGTTATGTTTGCTGCGCTCAGCGCGAAAAGCCTCGAGTGTGTGCAAGTGACCGGGAATATTTATGCGATACAACAGTTCAAATTTACAGCATCATTTCCCTATCGAAATGGCCTACGCCCTTCTACTCTTGTtctcagaaaaataaaaatgacggagagaagatagaaaatttgatatttctttcattttcatagaAACATTTAAACGATGCTACATACATCGTTGAAACGTTATACGCATCGAATGAACTCCaaatttgttgaatttttcaataaagtgattttttctcgatgttttatttatttcattttaaatataaattattccgaGAGAATCGATTTGAGTACTGAGCTCGATTAGATAGTTACGATTtctaaaagttttatatatatagttcatTAAGAGAAAGCGTAAGAAAAAATCAACAGATCCGTTCGTGCGAAGCGAGAAAAAGCAAactaaaagaaagatcgtctTCGTGGCTTTTACggaattacaaaagaaaacgagGTGCA contains:
- the LOC122637899 gene encoding guanylate cyclase soluble subunit beta-1 isoform X4, whose amino-acid sequence is MYGFVNYALELLVVKNFGSKTWDEIKKDAAVNMDGQFLVRQIYDDEITYNLIAAAVNRLNIPANDILELFGRMFFDFCQDSGYDKILQVLGATPRDFLQNLDALHDHLGTLYPGMRAPSFRCTERPEDGALVLHYYSDRPGLEYIVIGIVKTVAKKLHGTDVDMEILKTKNECDHVQFLITNTSGPGVVSNSMIVEHEMLSAEPKVSPTTFCRVFPFHIMFDRDLTIVQTGYTITRILPQVCSGSCKLTDILFAVRPHLELTFENILSHINTVYVLRTKKGAMRVASSEEYAYLRLKGQMLYIPENDLTIFLSYPSVMNLDDLTRRGLYLSDVPLHDATRDLVLMSEQFEADYKLTRNLELLTDKLQQTYRELDGEKQKTDRLLYSVLPISVANELRHSRPVPAKKYDCVTLLFSGIVGFGAYCAAHTDSGGAMKIVNMLNQLYTAFDVLTDPKKNPNVYKVETVGDKYMAVSGLPEPCRCHARCIARLALDMMDLAADEVQIDGEPVKITIGIHSGEVVTGVIGHRMPRYCLFGNTVNLTSRTETTGEPGKINVSEDAYRYLCMPENQDPQFLLEYRGPVTMKGKSEPMNVWFLSREVELNS
- the LOC122637899 gene encoding guanylate cyclase soluble subunit beta-1 isoform X3 yields the protein MYGFVNYALELLVVKNFGSKTWDEIKKDAAVNMDGQFLVRQIYDDEITYNLIAAAVNRLNIPANDILELFGRMFFDFCQDSGYDKILQVLGATPRDFLQNLDALHDHLGTLYPGMRAPSFRCTERPEDGALVLHYYSDRPGLEYIVIGIVKTVAKKLHGTDVDMEILKTKNECDHVQFLITNTSGPGVVSNSMIVEHEMLSAEPKVSPTTFCRVFPFHIMFDRDLTIVQTGYTITRILPQVCSGSCKLTDILFAVRPHLELTFENILSHINTVYVLRTKKGAMRVASSEEYAYLRLKGQMLYIPENDLTIFLSYPSVMNLDDLTRRGLYLSDVPLHDATRDLVLMSEQFEADYKLTRNLELLTDKLQQTYRELDGEKQKTDRLLYSVLPISVANELRHSRPVPAKKYDCVTLLFSGIVGFGAYCAAHTDSGGAMKIVNMLNQLYTAFDVLTDPKKNPNVYKVETVGDKYMAVSGLPEPCRCHARCIARLALDMMDLAADEVQIDGEPVKITIGIHSGEVVTGVIGHRMPRYCLFGNTVNLTSRTETTGEPGKINVSEDAYSSPSWKSRFICNLCRSKVKGFDFHRKLYDRLLKWSQIDTHTYTHKRYANYRELEGKRQRTKRAIKSRCAFRTERKDYTCAVRSEYYVQLSIDSYYREAVSLTSNSTGSSP
- the LOC122637899 gene encoding guanylate cyclase soluble subunit beta-1 isoform X2, with the translated sequence MDGQFLVRQIYDDEITYNLIAAAVNRLNIPANDILELFGRMFFDFCQDSGYDKILQVLGATPRDFLQNLDALHDHLGTLYPGMRAPSFRCTERPEDGALVLHYYSDRPGLEYIVIGIVKTVAKKLHGTDVDMEILKTKNECDHVQFLITNTSGPGVVSNSMIVEHEMLSAEPKVSPTTFCRVFPFHIMFDRDLTIVQTGYTITRILPQVCSGSCKLTDILFAVRPHLELTFENILSHINTVYVLRTKKGAMRVASSEEYAYLRLKGQMLYIPENDLTIFLSYPSVMNLDDLTRRGLYLSDVPLHDATRDLVLMSEQFEADYKLTRNLELLTDKLQQTYRELDGEKQKTDRLLYSVLPISVANELRHSRPVPAKKYDCVTLLFSGIVGFGAYCAAHTDSGGAMKIVNMLNQLYTAFDVLTDPKKNPNVYKVETVGDKYMAVSGLPEPCRCHARCIARLALDMMDLAADEVQIDGEPVKITIGIHSGEVVTGVIGHRMPRYCLFGNTVNLTSRTETTGEPGKINVSEDAYSSPSWKSRFICNLCRSKVKGFDFHRKLYDRLLKWSQIDTHTYTHKRYANYRELEGKRQRTKRAIKSRCAFRTEVRGNYFFSFFRPLSFFPYFFSPFNSLSSILAFAFTVIFPASVRYVSTYLYLRTNFPEEGLHVCRKVRILRAIIDRLVLSGSRFPHI